The DNA sequence CGGCGGCTCGGCCACGCCGGGCGCGGTGGTGCCGTAGACCAGACCGGCCAGCGACTCCACCGGCTTGGGTCTGGTGAACGGGGTGACAGCGACCATCACCACGCCGCCGGTCACGAACGCCACGATGGCCGAGACGAAGTTGGCGCCCTGGTCGCTGGGGATGGCGATGACGTCCGCCCGGTAGAGCCAGAAGTAGTTGATCAGCGCGGCCACCGTGCCGCACAGCAGCCCCCAGAACCCGGCCGGGGCGGTGGCCCGCTTCCAGAACATCCCGATGATGAAGACGCAGAACAGCGGCACGTTGAAGAACGAGAAGAGCGTCTGGAGGTAGTTCATGATGTTGCTGAACGAGGAGGCGATGAAGGCCGTCCCCATGCCCGCCAGCACGCCCACCGCCGTCACCACCCGCCCCGTCAGCAGGTAGTGCTCGTCCGACCGGTCCCTCCTGAGGTACGCCCGCCAGATGTCGTTGGTGAAGACCGTGTTGAACGACGACACATTGGCCGCCATGCCCGCCATGAAGGCGGCCAGCAGCCCGGTCACCGCGAGTCCCAGCACCCCGTTCGGCAGCAGTTTGCTCATCAGCAGCGGAATGGCGTCGTTGTACTGGAGACCGCTCTTCACCGAGCCGATGTCCGGCTCGATGACCAGGGCGATCAGCCCGGGGACCACCACGATCAGCGGGATGAAAATCTTCGGGAAGGCGGCGATCAGCGGGGTGCGCTGGGCGGCCGAGAGGTTCCGGGCCGACAGCGCGCGCTGCACCTCGGCGAAGTTGGTCGTCCAGTAGCCGAAGCTCAGGCAGAAGCCGAGGCCCAGCACGATGGTCAGCCAGTTGGCCCCCAGCGGGTTCTGGGAGCCGATGCCGGTGCCGCCCCAGGCGGAGACGAAGTTCTCGCCGTGGGAGGCCACGAGTGAGTCCTTGAGCCCGCCGAAGCCGCCGACCCGCCGGAGGCCGACGACGGTGAGCGGGACGAGGGCGGCCAGGATCACGAAGAACTGGAGCACCTCGTTGTAGATCGCCGAGGAGAGGCCGCCCAGGGTGATGTACGCGAGCACGAAGAGCCCCGCGACCACGATGGCCACCCACTGCGGCCAGCCCAGCAGCGCCTCCACCACGATCGCCATCGCGTACAGGTTCACCCCCGCGATCAGCACGGAGGCGATCGAGAAGATGACCGAGCTGAGCAGGTGCGAGGACGGTCCGTAGCGGTGCAGCAGGAACTCGGGCACGGAGCGTACCTTGGACCCGTAGTAGAAGGGCATCATCACCAGGCCCAGGAAGACCATGGCCGGGATGGCGCCGACCCAGTACCAGTGCACGGTGTACGCCCCGTACTGCGCGCCGTTGGCGGCCATGCCCAGGATCTCCAGGGCGCCCAGGTTCGCGGCGACGAAGGCCAGACCAGTGACCCACGCGGGCAGTGAGCGGCCGGAGAGAAAGAAGTCGAGGCTGGTCTTGACGCTCGCCCTGGCGGCGAATCCCACGCCGAGGACGACGGCGAAGTAGAGGACCAGGATCGTGTAGTCGAGTGCGTTGGTGGGGAGCCGGAGCCCCGCGGCCAGACAGTGCATGGTGACTCGCCTCATCGCCTGAACGGAATGCACCGGAAACGTTCGGTGAAGGTATCCGAATTCTTGCGGTTTGTCCGAGCATCGTCTCCGCGTCGTCTCCGCGCATTGACGGCACTGTTGAGTTGTGGTTCATTATGTTGAGTTGTGTTGGTTGCGTGTGACAGGATGACGGCAGGAGCTGGCGGAGTGAAGAAGACGGCGACGCGGCTCGCGGACGGACGCGAGCTGATCTACTACGACGCGCGCGACGACGCGGTGCGTGACGCCGTCGACCAGCGGCCGCTCGACCCCATCGCCACCCGCTCGGAGGTCCGGCACGACCGCCTCCTCGGCGACCAGGTGGCGATCGCCTCCCACCGCCAGGCCCGCACCTACCACCCGCCGGCCGACGAATGCCCGCTGTGCCCCTCCCGGGAGGGGCGGCACAGCGAGATCCCCGCCTCCGACTACGACGTCGTGGTCTTCGAGAACCGCTTCCCGTCCCTGGCCGGGGACTCGGGCCGGTGCGAGGTGGTGTGCTTCACCTCCGACCACGACGCCTCCTTCGCCGACCTCGACGCCGAACAGGCCGCCCTGGTGCTCGACGCCTGGACCGACCGCACCGCCGAGCTGGCCCAGCACCCCGCCGTCGAGCAGGTCTTCTGCTTCGAGAACCGCGGTAAGGAGATCGGCGTCACCCTCGGCCATCCGCACGGCCAGATCTACGGGTATCCCTTCGTGACCCCGCGCACCCGGCTGATGCTCCGTTCGCTCACCGAGCACCGCGAGGCCACCGGCCGGAACCTGTTCGACGACGTGGTCGCCGACGAGCTGGCCGACGGGCGCCGCGTGGTGCTCGACGGCGAGCACTGGATCGCGTTCGTCCCCTACGCCGCCCACTGGCCCTACGAGGTGCACCTCTACCCGAAGCGGCGGGTCCCGGACCTGCCGGCGCTGGACGAGGCCGCGCGCACAGAGTTCCCACAGATCTATCTGGAACTCTTGAAGCGCTTCGACCGGATCTTCGGGGAGGGCGAGCCGCCCACGCCGTACATCGCCGCCTGGCACCAGGCGCCGTACCGCATGGCCGACCGCGGTGAATTCGCGCTTCACCTCGAGCTTTTCACCATCCGCCGCACTTCCGGCAAGCTGAAGTTCCTCGCGGGTTCCGAATCCGGCATGAATGTGTTCATCAACGATGTGCCGCCGGAGGCCGCGGCCGAGCGATTGCGAGAGGTAGCGAGCAAGTGAGCACTGCGCAGCAGAAGAAATACCTGGTCACCGGCGGTGCCGGCTATGTCGGCAGCGTGGTCGCGGCGCATCTGCTCGAAGCCGGTCACCGGGTGACGGTGCTGGACGACCTGTCCACCGGGCACCGCGCCGGGGTACCCGAGGGCGCGGAGTTCATCGAGGGCCGCATCCAGGACGCGGGCAAGTGGCTCGACCCCACCTATGACGGGGTCCTGCACTTCGCGGCGTTCTCCCAGGTCGGCGAGTCCGTCATCAACCCCGAGAAGTACTGGGTCAACAATGTGGGCGGCACCACCGAGCTGCTCGGCGCGATGCGCGACGCCGGGGTGCGCACCCTCGTCTTCTCCTCCACCGCCGCCACCTACGGCGAACCCGACCAGGTCCCGATCACCGAGGACCTCCCCACCGCACCCACCAACCCCTACGGGGCCAGCAAACTGGCCGTCGACCACATGATCAGCGGCGAATGCGCCGCCCACGGCCTGGCCGCGGTCTCCTTGCGGTACTTCAACGTCGCGGGCGCCTACGGGGCCTACGGCGAGCGCCACGACCCCGAGTCCCACCTCATCCCCCTGGTGCTCCAGGTCGCCCAGGGCCGGCGCGAGGCCGTCTCCGTCTTCGGCGACGACTACCCCACCCCCGACGGCACCTGCGTCCGCGACTACATCCACGTCGCCGACCTCGCCGAGGCCCATCTGCTCGCCCTCGGCGCCGCGTCCCCCGGCGAGCATCTGATCTGCAACCTCGGCAACGGCAACGGCTTCTCCGTCCGCGAGGTCATCGAGACGGTGCGCCAGGTCACCGGCCACCCCATCCCCGAGATCGCCGCCCCGCGCCGCGGCGGCGACCCGGCGGTCCTGGTGGCCTCCGCCGAGCGCGCCAAGGAGCGCCTGGGCTGGCGCCCGACCCGCGCCGACCTGGCCGGAATCGTCGCGGACGCGTGGGAGTTCGCCAGTGCGCGGCAGAGGGAGAGCCAGTGAGCGACACACCAGGGCACGACACAGGGCACGACGCGGGGCACGACACACACGAGCACGGGCCGGAGCGTACGGCGGAGGCATTCCGCGAGGTGTTCGGCCACGCGCCCGCGGGGGTGTGGGCGGCGCCGGGCCGGGTCAACCTGATCGGCGAGCACACCGACTACAACGACGGCTTCGTCATGCCGCTGGCGCTGCCGCACACCTGCCTGGCCGCGGTCTCCCCGCGCTCCGACGGGGTGCTGCGGGTGCACTCGGGCGACGCCCCGGGCGGCGTGGTCGAGCTGCGCGTCGCCGACCTCGCCCCGTTCGAGGCGGGCGGTGACCGCGGCGGCTGGGCGGCCTACCCGGCGGGCGTCGTATGGGCGCTCGCCGAGGCCGGGCTGCTGCCCGGCTCCGGCGGCGACCGCACGGCCGGTGCCGATCTGCACTTCGAGTCCACCGTGCCCACCGGCGCCGGGCTGTCCTCGTCCGCCGCGCTGGAGGTCGTCACGGCCACCGCGCTGAACGAGCTGTACGGACTGGGGATCGCCCCGCAGCGCATCGCCCAGCTGTGCCAGCGCGCGGAGAACGCCTTCGTGGGCGTGCCCTGCGGGATCATGGACCAGACGGCGTCGGCGTGCTGCACCGAGGGGCACGCCCTCTTCCTCGACGCCCGCGACCTCACCCAGCGCCAGGTGCCGTTCGACCTGGCGGCCGAGGGGCTGCGGCTGCTGGTGGTGGACACCCAGGTCAAGCATGAGCTGGGCGACGGCGCCTACGCCAACCGGCGGGCCGCCTGCGAGACGGCCGCGCGGGCGCTCGGGGTGCGGGCGCTGCGCGATGTGCCCTTCGAGGAGCTGGACGCCACCCTCGCCGAGCTGGAGCGGCTGGGCTGCGACGCGGCCACCCGGCGCCGGGTGCGCCATGTGGTGACCGAGGACCGCAGGGTGGAGGAGGTCATCGAGCGGCTCGACGCGGGGGACACCCGGTCGATCGGGCCGGTGCTGACCGCCGGGCACGCCTCCTGCCGGGACGACTTCGAGATCTCCTGCGCCGAGCTGGACCTGGTCGTGGAGACGGCGAACGCGGCGGGTGCGCTCGGGGCGCGGATGACCGGCGGCGGTTTCGGCGGCTCGGCCATCGTGCTGGTGGAGGAGGCGGACGCGGAGGCGGTGAGCAAGTCGGTGACCGAGGCGTTCGGCGCGGCCGGCCACCGGGCCCCGCGGATCTTCCCGGCGGTGCCCAGTGCGGGGGCGCGGCGGCTCTGACCGAGCCGTCCCCCCCCGTCCCCTTGATCGCTTCTCGGTTAATTTTTGTCGCGCTTGGATCGCTTAACCCCCAAGAGCAAACAGGAAACCCACAGTGAACAACCGAGAGCGGTCAGTTTCGCCAAACCGCTTCAGATATCGGACCACGGCCTTACTCTGAGTAGAGCGTCGGTGGGGGCCGACGCTTTTCAGGGGGCGAGACAGTCAGGTACGACGCCCGGGGTGGGGTAGCAATCACAGCACGGCGGCGGCCGTGCGGGTTGCGGTGACCCCTCGCCGGGCGCCGTACCGCACTGTTTCTCGGTGTATCCGGGGTACTCATCCGGCGACGTGGGGGGTTGTCCGTGGCACGTATTCGGGTTCTTGTGGTCGACGACCATCGTATTTTCGCCGAGTCACTGGCCGCCGCCCTCGCGGCGGAACAGGACGTGGACGTGGCGGCGGCCGGAAGCGGCCCGGCGGCGCTGCGCTGTCTGGAGCGCGGAGCGGCGGAGGGGCGCCGCTTCGACGTTCTGCTGGTCGACGCCGATCTGGGCATGACCGCCGACGGAGCGGGCCCACCGTTCCCGGCGTCGGCCGAGGTGGCCTACGGCGGGGCGAACGGCACGCCGACCGCCCTTCACAGTGGGGTCCACGGCGGGGTGCACGGCGCCCCCGCCCGCGCGCTGAACGGCCGGGCGGCGGACGGCATCTCACTGGTCGGCGCGGTCCGCTCGGCCCAGCCGGGCGTGCGCACCGTGGTGCTGGCCGAGCGCGACGACGCGCGCCGCGCGGCGGCGGCGTTACAGGCCGGGGCGTCCGGCTGGGTCGCCAAGGACTGTTCGCTGGTCCGGCTGCTCGCGGTCATCCGGGGGGTGCTCCGGGAGGAGACACATCTGCCGCCCGCTCTGCTCACCGGCGTTCTGCGGGAGTTGACGGCCGCCCGTAAGCACCGCACCGAAAGCGAGCGCCTGGTCGAGTCGCTGACGCCGCGTGAGCGGGAAGTGCTGCGCTGCATGGTGGCCGGGCTCGGCCGCAAGGCCGTCGCCGAGCGGCTCTTCCTCTCCCCGCACACCGTGCGCACTCATATGCAGAACGTGCTGGGCAAGCTGGGCGTGCACTCCACACTGGCGGCCGTGGCGCTGGCCCGGCGCGCCGGGGTGGGCCCGGTCGACCTAGCCGGGGAGATTGTCGAACGGGGCGGTCAGCTGGCGTAGCAGCGCCGCCAGTTCGGCCCGCTGGGCCTGGGACAGCTCGGCCAGGATGGCGTGCTCATGGTCCAGCAGCCCGGCCAGTGCCTGATCGGCGCGGTCGCGCCCCTCGGCGGTCAGCCGGACCAGCACCCCGCGCCGGTCACTGGGGTCCGGCCCCCGCTCGACCAGCCCCTTCTTGGCGAGCCGGTCGATGCGGTTGGTCATGGTGCCCGAGGTGACCAGAGTCTGGGTCAGCAGCTGTCCGGGGGAGAGCTGATACGGGGGTCCGGCCCGGCGCAGCGAGGTCAGGACGTCGAACTCCCAGGGCTCCAGATTGTGCTCGGCGAACGCGATCCGCCGGGCCCGGTCCAGATGGCGGGCGAGCCGGCTGACCCGGCTGAGCACTTCCAGGGGTTCCACATCGAGGTCGGGGCGTTCCCGCCGCCACGCCGCGACCAGCCGATCGACCTCGTCCTCCATGGCGATCAGTGTAGTGGGTCTGTCGACATGAAGTCTCTTGACATCAAGAGATAGTGTGGAGCACGGTAAGGCGCCGGGACGCACAGCGAACACGGTGCCCGTACCGACCGTACCCACAGGGGGATCGACCATGACCACCGCACCCAACTGGGACCCTCGGCAGTATCTGCGCCACGCCGGCCACCGCACCCGCCCCTTCCGCGACCTCCTCGCCCGCGTCCCCGACCTGCCCACCGGGCCCGACCGCCCGCCCCGCATCGCCGACCTGGGCTGCGGCCCCGGCAACGTCACCGTCCTGCTCTTCGACCGCTGGCCCGACGCCCACGTCACCGGCCTGGACAACTCCGCCGAGATGCTCGCCGAGGCCCAGCCCCTCGCGGGCCCCACCACCGGCGGCGGCCGCCTCGACTTCCGCTCCGCCGACGTACGGAACTGGGCACCGGACGAGCCCTACGACCTGATCGTCTCCAACGCCGCCCTCCAGTGGGTCCCCGGCCATGCCGACTCCTTCGGCACCTGGCTGGCCGGACTGCGCCCCGGCGGCACCCTCGCCTTCCAGCTCCCCGGCAACTTCACCGCCCCCAGCCACACCCTGCTGCGCGACCTGTGCGGCTCGCCCGAGTGGCGCGACCGCCTCGCCGACCGCCTCCGCGACCCCGCCGCCTCCCTGGACCCGACCGACTACCTGGAGCGCCTGGCCGCCCTCGGCTGCGAGGTCGACGCCTGGGAAACCACCTATGTGCAGGTCCTGACCGGCCCCGACCCCGTCCTCGACTGGACCAAGGGCACCGCCCTGCGCCCGGTCCTGACCGCCCTCGCCGACGACCCGCCCGCCCGCGACCGCTTCCTGACCGCCTACGCCGCCCTCCTCCGCGACGCCTACCCCTCCGGCCCCCACGGCACGGCCTTCCCCTTCCGCCGCGTCTTCGTCGTGGCCCGCACGCCGCAGGGCTGATCACGTCTTCCGGGTGCCCCTTGGCGCCGAGCGGCTGATTCACTCCATCGGATGATCGGTTCGGGGTTTGCCGTGCTGGGCCTGCGTGGACGCATAGCGTCACGGTGTCGCTTGTGCCGCAGTGGCGCCGGCGCCCAGACTGATGGAGGAGGTGCTTCACGATGACCGCTCTCGCGCACGAGCCGTGCCCCGCCGTGGATGAAGGCATGTCCTCGGCCGCCGGACATGAGGCCGTGGCCCTGGACGAGGTGCTGTGGCAGGCGTGGAAGGCCATGGAACTCCCCGAGGGCTACCGGGCCGAGATCATCGAGGAGTTCATCGAGGTGTCGCCCACCGGCCGTCGCCGTCATACCGTGGTCATCAACCGCCTCCGCCGGGCCGTCGAAGCCCATCTCGAGGACGGCGACCATGCCGCGTACCAGGACGGCAATCTCATCTATCGCCGCAAGGTGTGGATCCCCGACCTCTTCATCGCCCCCGAGGACCTGGACGAGATCCCTGACGAAGAAGACCTCGGAGTGGACGCGACCGGGGTCCAGGCCGTCTTCGAGGTGGTCTCGCCCGGTCACGAGGCCCGCTCCCGCGACAGGGAGCGCAAGCGCCGGGCCTACGCCCGCGCGGGCATCCCGCTCTACGTCCTGATCGACGACTTCGACGGCGACGGCACGGTCGTCATCCTCACGGCACCCGACCCCGGCAAGGCCGTCTACACCGACGAGCACCGTGTGCCCTACGGCACCGACGCCGTCATCCCCGACGGCCCGGCGAAGGGGTTCGTCATCGGGGACGCGATCGTCAGGCAGTGACGGTCAGGCGCGCCCCGGTGCGGGCCGACTCCTGGATGCGGTCCAGGAGGCGGTGGCGGCGGGCCGCGTGGGCGAAGTCCGGGGTGAGCCGGGTGCCCGTGGTGAGGTCCTCCAGCAGCTGGGCGTAGGCGTAGGCGACGTTGTACGCGGTCTCGGTCGAGCGTCCGGCGAACTTCGGGAGCCGCTCGTACGAAGCGGGGACGGGCAGTTCGGCCAGCCCGGTGCCGGATCCACGGCCGCCGTGGAGGGTGATCCGGTCCATCCACACGGCGGGGGAGTCGCCCTTGACCACCAGATCGCCCTCGGTGCCGTTGATCTCCCAGTGGAAGTCGGTGGCCCGGGAGTGGCCGCCCCGGAAGTGCAGGGCGGCGATCGCGCCCGACTCCAGGGTCCCGGTGACCGCGATCTGGTCCTCGGCCGTCATGGTCGCGACCCGGCCGGTCGTCTCGTGGGTCACCTGGGGCCGAAGGGTCGCCGTGGTCGCGGAGACGTCGGTGAACTCGCCCAGCACCATGGCCAGTGCGTCCGCGGTATGGCCGAACGGGATGGTCAGCAGCGTCGCGCCCTTGGCCCGGTCCAGCAGATAGTCGCCGCCCTCGCGGAACGTCGCGCCCCAGTTCCGGCCCGAGCTCACCATCGTGGTGGACAGCACCCGGCCCACATAGCCGTCGGCGACCAGGTCGCGCAGATAGCGCAGCGGCGGGGCGGAACGGGCCTGGAGACCCACCGCAGTGCGGACCCCCTTGGCCTCGGCGAGCGCCGCCAGCTCCTCGGCCTGGGCCAGGTCGGTGCCCAGCGGCCATTCGCTGAAGACCGGCTTCCCCGCCTCCAGGGCGGGCAGGATCAGCTCACGGTGGTGCGGCACCTTCACCGTCACCACCACCAGGTCGACCTCCTCGGACCGGGCGAGCTCCCCGGCGCTGCCGAAGGTCAGCGGAACACCGTACTTCTCCCCGGCCGCGCGGGCCGACTCCGCGCTGCTGGCGCTGAGCGCCCGCAGCTCATAGCCGTCCAGTCCGGCCAGCGCGGGCACATGGGCACGGGCGGCCCAGCCGCCGCCCGCGCTCAGGCCGACGATGCCGACGCGGACGGGGGTACGGGGATCGGAAGCCGATGAGGGCATGACGGAGCTCCTTCATGGGAACGCACGGGAACGTGCAGCCAGGGCCCCCAAGTTAGCCGACTGTTCGCCTTTCGTCGAACATTCCATCCCTCGGCGAGCTGATGGCGGGTGCGCAGGACGTGGCCGGTCAAGGTCACATGCCGGGCACGCTTTGTCGCGGAGCTCCCCTGGAGCGATAGGCCGTGAGACCGTGGACGCGTCGAACAACACAACACCGAACAACACAACGGTGGCCACGTTTCTCGGGGGAGAGCGATGAGCAGCGCGTCGGGCGGGGCGGCTCCGGGCACGGGTGGGGGCACCGCGGAGCAGAGGCAGCGCGGCATCTGGATACTGGTGGCCGCCGCCCTCGCGTTCGCCGTGCTCGTGCTGCCGCAGGTGGTCGAGGGGGACGACAAGACCTCCTTCGCGGGCAGCTTCGTCCCGTCCGGCGGAGCTTCGAGCCCGCCCAGCCCCGGCGGGCTTCCCGGCCGGGCCCCCACCGGGCTGCCCAGCGCCTCGCTGCCCGGGTACGGCTCCGGCGGCTCCGGCAGCTCCGGGGGCAGTGGGGGCGGCGGAGGGTCGGCCGAGACCCAGGCGCCCGCCTCGCCCACCGTGGCGCCGGATCCCACCGCCGAGGCGTACCAGGCGGTGAGCCCCGGGGACTGCCTGGCCGTGTACGACACCGGGTACGGCGACTACAACACCCAGATGCCCGCCCCGGTCGACTGCGGTGCCGGAAAGGCGTTCATGTGGGTGAGCGCGGTGCGGAGCAGCGGCGGGGCCTGTCCGCAGGGGCCGGGGCAGAACTACATGGCGTACACCTCGGGCGGGCGGACCACCGCCCTGTGCCTGACCCGCCAGTTCAAGGTGGGGTACTGCCTGCTGGCCGAGCAGACGGGCAGCGGACAGCAGGCGCGGATGAACGCCGGGTTGATGACCGTGGTGGACTGCGAGGCGAAGCGGGTCCCGGCCCGGTACAACCGCATCCTGCACATCACCGGCGTCTACAAGGCCCCGGCGAACGCCTCCGCGGCGAACTGCGCCCGGGTCCAGGGCGACCGTACGTACTACTGGTCATGGGTGGTGAACGACGGCCGGACCCTGCTGTGCACCATGGTGTACCAGGGCTGAGGTGGTCAGCGGGTCGCCATGTGCACCAGGCCCCCGCTCAGCGCCAGCAGCAGCAGAGCGCCCCCGGCCCCCGGGGCGGCCAGATACGGCAGCAGGGCCAGCGTGGCCAGTGCGCAGTACGCGGCGGCCACCCAGGACAGCGCCCACTGGGCCTCCTCCGGACCGTAGCGGTTGAGCCGCACGACGAGTGCGATGAACACCGCCGCCCACAGGGCGGCCCGCGGCTCACCGAAGGAGACCTTGTCGTACAGGTCCACGACGGGCTTGTACCAGTCCGTGTCGGCCAGCGAGCCGGTGAACTCGATCATGTCCTTGAGATAGCCGCGCGATGCCAGCGACGTCGCGTCCTTCAGGTCGGCACGCACCCACTCCGAGATGACCAGCATCATCAGGCCGAGCGCATGGCAGACGCCCGGCCCCACGGCCACCGCCTTCCGGCGCGCCTCGGACCGTCCCCCCGTGCTCATGTCCCGCTGTCCCCCTCGCCCTCCCCGTGAACCCCCATCATCCCCGCAAGGAGGACGCGGGGGCCAGCCCCGGGACGCGGGGCCGGGCACGGGAGGTCAGGACTTGCGGTGGCCTATCAGCCGCGGCTTCTGCTCCAGCCCGTCCAGACCGTGCCAGGCCAGATTCACCAGATGCGCCGCCACCTCGGCCTTCTTCGGCTTGCGGACGTCCAGCCACCACTGGCCCGTCAGCGCCACCATGCCCACCAGGGCCTGGGCGTACAGCGGGGCCAGCTTGGCGTCGAAGCCGCGGGCCTTGAACTCCAGGCCCAGGATGTCCTCCACCTGGGTGGCGATATCGCTGATCAGCGAGGCGAAGGTGCCCGTCGACTGGGCGACGGGGGAGTCACGGACCAGGATGCGGAACCCGTCCGTGTACTCCTCGATGTAGTCCAGAAGGGCGAAGGTGGCCTGCTCGCACAGCTCCCGCGGATGGCCCGCGGTCAGGGACGTGGTCACCATGTCCAGCATCCGCCGCATCTCACGGTCCACCACGACCGCGTACAGCCCTTCCTTGCCGCCGAAGTGCTCGTACACCACCGGCTTGGAGACCCCGGCCTTCGCCGCGATCTCCTCCACCGACGTGCCCTCGAAGCCACGCTCGGCGAAGAGCGTGCGACCGATGTCCAGCAGCTGCTCCCGGCGCTCCTTGCCGGTCATCCGGACCCGGCGGGGCCGCCGGGTCCCGGTTCCGGAGGGCCGGCCGGCCCGGCCGGGCCGATCCTTGTCACCGCTGGTACTACTGTCGGTCGCCACGTCGCCTATCATGCCGCTCCGGCGGATTCCTCTTGACGGCGGGCTTCGATACGGGCCTGGCTCGGCCACCGGACGTCATACGCCCAGCCCGCCTTCTCGAACCAGCGGATGAGCCGGGCGCTGGAGTCCAGCTGCCCCTTCATCACCCCGTGCCGGGCACAGGTCGGGTCCGCGTGGTGCAGGTTGTGCCAGGACTCGCCGCACGAGAGCACCGCCAGCCACCACACATTGCCCGAGCGGTCACGCGACTTGAACGGGCGCTTGCCCACCGCATGGCAGATCGAGTTGATCGACCAGGTCACATGGTGCAGCAAGGCCACCCGGACGAGGGACCCCCAGAAGAAGGCGGTGACCGCGCCCTGCCAGGACCAGGTCACCAGCCCGCCGATCAGCGCGGGCAGCAGCAGCGAGGCCACCGTCCACAGCACGAACTGCCGGGAGATCGCCCGGATGGCGCCGTCCTTGATCAGATCCGGTGCGTACTTGTGCTGCGGCGTCTGCTCCTCGTCGAACATCCATGCGATGTGGGCCCACCACAACCCCTTGAGCAGGGCCGGCACGGTCTCGCCGTACCGCCACGGGGAATGCGGGTCGCCCTCCGCGTCGGAGAACTTGTGATGCTTGCGGTGATCGGCCACCCAGCGGACCAGCGGCCCCTCCACCGCCAGCGACCCCGCGATCGCCAGCGCGATCCGCAGCGGCCGCTTCGCCTTGAACGAGCCATGGGTGAAATAGCGGTGGAAACCGATCGTGATGCCGTGGCAGCCGATGAAGTACATCGCCACCAGCAGCGCCAGATCCAGCCAGCTGACCCCCCAGCCCCAGGCCAGGGGAATCGCCGCCACCAGTGCGACGAAGGGGACGGTGATGAACAGCAGAAGCGTGATCTGCTCGATCGAGCGCTTGCTGTCCCCGCCGAGCGTGGCGGACGGAATCGGGGCCTCTGGGGCCTTCGGCGTGTCATTGACCACGTCGGGGCTTGCAGTCATGGGATCCCTCGTGGGCTCGGTGACATGGCTACGGTTCCGTAACCTACGGCGAAGTAAGTATGGCAGGGCCGCGAAGCCGGGCAATAGGGCTCTGGTTTTACCCAGGGTCGTGCCGCCTATCCTGGAGGACGTCGGACAGCGCGGTCCGCACATGGCCGAAAGCACCGGGTCAGCGGCCCGCGGCACCCGCCGCGCGGGCCCTGATGCCGCGCTTCGAACCCCGTTCACTGCAAGGAGCCCGCACCTGTGAGCAGTGCCGACCACACCAACGCAGCCCTGCGTGCCGACATCCGCCGTCTGGGTGATCTGCTCGGCGAGACCCTCGTCCGCCAGGAGGGACCCGACCTCCTCGAACTCGTCGAGCGTGTCCGAGCCCTCACCCGCAGCGACGGCGAGGCCGCGGCCGAGCTGCTCGGCACCACCGACCTCCAGACCGCCGCCAAGCT is a window from the Streptomyces luomodiensis genome containing:
- the galK gene encoding galactokinase — its product is MSDTPGHDTGHDAGHDTHEHGPERTAEAFREVFGHAPAGVWAAPGRVNLIGEHTDYNDGFVMPLALPHTCLAAVSPRSDGVLRVHSGDAPGGVVELRVADLAPFEAGGDRGGWAAYPAGVVWALAEAGLLPGSGGDRTAGADLHFESTVPTGAGLSSSAALEVVTATALNELYGLGIAPQRIAQLCQRAENAFVGVPCGIMDQTASACCTEGHALFLDARDLTQRQVPFDLAAEGLRLLVVDTQVKHELGDGAYANRRAACETAARALGVRALRDVPFEELDATLAELERLGCDAATRRRVRHVVTEDRRVEEVIERLDAGDTRSIGPVLTAGHASCRDDFEISCAELDLVVETANAAGALGARMTGGGFGGSAIVLVEEADAEAVSKSVTEAFGAAGHRAPRIFPAVPSAGARRL
- the galT gene encoding galactose-1-phosphate uridylyltransferase, translating into MKKTATRLADGRELIYYDARDDAVRDAVDQRPLDPIATRSEVRHDRLLGDQVAIASHRQARTYHPPADECPLCPSREGRHSEIPASDYDVVVFENRFPSLAGDSGRCEVVCFTSDHDASFADLDAEQAALVLDAWTDRTAELAQHPAVEQVFCFENRGKEIGVTLGHPHGQIYGYPFVTPRTRLMLRSLTEHREATGRNLFDDVVADELADGRRVVLDGEHWIAFVPYAAHWPYEVHLYPKRRVPDLPALDEAARTEFPQIYLELLKRFDRIFGEGEPPTPYIAAWHQAPYRMADRGEFALHLELFTIRRTSGKLKFLAGSESGMNVFINDVPPEAAAERLREVASK
- a CDS encoding sodium:solute symporter family protein: MHCLAAGLRLPTNALDYTILVLYFAVVLGVGFAARASVKTSLDFFLSGRSLPAWVTGLAFVAANLGALEILGMAANGAQYGAYTVHWYWVGAIPAMVFLGLVMMPFYYGSKVRSVPEFLLHRYGPSSHLLSSVIFSIASVLIAGVNLYAMAIVVEALLGWPQWVAIVVAGLFVLAYITLGGLSSAIYNEVLQFFVILAALVPLTVVGLRRVGGFGGLKDSLVASHGENFVSAWGGTGIGSQNPLGANWLTIVLGLGFCLSFGYWTTNFAEVQRALSARNLSAAQRTPLIAAFPKIFIPLIVVVPGLIALVIEPDIGSVKSGLQYNDAIPLLMSKLLPNGVLGLAVTGLLAAFMAGMAANVSSFNTVFTNDIWRAYLRRDRSDEHYLLTGRVVTAVGVLAGMGTAFIASSFSNIMNYLQTLFSFFNVPLFCVFIIGMFWKRATAPAGFWGLLCGTVAALINYFWLYRADVIAIPSDQGANFVSAIVAFVTGGVVMVAVTPFTRPKPVESLAGLVYGTTAPGVAEPPAPGDEAWYRRPAVLGWSALILAALCYIPFSV
- the galE gene encoding UDP-glucose 4-epimerase GalE; translated protein: MSTAQQKKYLVTGGAGYVGSVVAAHLLEAGHRVTVLDDLSTGHRAGVPEGAEFIEGRIQDAGKWLDPTYDGVLHFAAFSQVGESVINPEKYWVNNVGGTTELLGAMRDAGVRTLVFSSTAATYGEPDQVPITEDLPTAPTNPYGASKLAVDHMISGECAAHGLAAVSLRYFNVAGAYGAYGERHDPESHLIPLVLQVAQGRREAVSVFGDDYPTPDGTCVRDYIHVADLAEAHLLALGAASPGEHLICNLGNGNGFSVREVIETVRQVTGHPIPEIAAPRRGGDPAVLVASAERAKERLGWRPTRADLAGIVADAWEFASARQRESQ
- a CDS encoding MarR family winged helix-turn-helix transcriptional regulator → MEDEVDRLVAAWRRERPDLDVEPLEVLSRVSRLARHLDRARRIAFAEHNLEPWEFDVLTSLRRAGPPYQLSPGQLLTQTLVTSGTMTNRIDRLAKKGLVERGPDPSDRRGVLVRLTAEGRDRADQALAGLLDHEHAILAELSQAQRAELAALLRQLTAPFDNLPG
- a CDS encoding helix-turn-helix transcriptional regulator translates to MARIRVLVVDDHRIFAESLAAALAAEQDVDVAAAGSGPAALRCLERGAAEGRRFDVLLVDADLGMTADGAGPPFPASAEVAYGGANGTPTALHSGVHGGVHGAPARALNGRAADGISLVGAVRSAQPGVRTVVLAERDDARRAAAALQAGASGWVAKDCSLVRLLAVIRGVLREETHLPPALLTGVLRELTAARKHRTESERLVESLTPREREVLRCMVAGLGRKAVAERLFLSPHTVRTHMQNVLGKLGVHSTLAAVALARRAGVGPVDLAGEIVERGGQLA